A portion of the Anthonomus grandis grandis chromosome 7, icAntGran1.3, whole genome shotgun sequence genome contains these proteins:
- the LOC126738647 gene encoding uncharacterized protein LOC126738647 — protein sequence MRQRRRWKLSWCLLLVIPLATASSLHDEPPRNRNAQKSLFSPRMDYNQWKPLGRGDPLKNDPTFDYVPPQLDHVHYWMDPEPQPQSNPTNEHGKKTEILLLGVSSKKPAITASDRRDTVYEPYTKYHQEKNYFHHNQRVARPNFFPSMTSQIIPSIMSVANQILDGTVFSKNQEHRVPYTVLMPPPIENKESNLVSEPIVTSPMTQRPFTPSQYYSSTPSGRVTVQESNLIYQSSSLVSQKEFEAVPSISWKLPSTTESVRHGYQELSPPKSFIRIQFAPQNYSNKILEASDSNHNINYVTPPPLDESKMTFKGHVSDDNDISDSYVKIEKPQAQINHMGVEIDNMHPLPIIFPHAEHFGYNMQTIRDMETMKPPPVTQNPIFTRPTNPVASLLRKEHVKHDLESTNYIGSSSSIQHTFVSTPQPEVLTAAPTLATTISHTSTIAPEITTVMPTTTETVTTMQALTTDPIFKHYKQPAEPLRGPLYLIIQGHSKVKTYKPAKQINGIMVQESNEIPYSKDRKIDYNIKHLHGYDMKEDLIQKSETIARQRQARTGNLQTLKHVVQTGLGAIDFEEGKLEMQRRSDVDLEETELEAGFEVGDQDVTSEKYYKGIVEEARKLKI from the exons atgaGACAACGTAGGCGATGGAAGCTGTCCTGGTGCCTACTTCTCGTCATTCCATTGGCAACAGCTTCTTCCCTCCATGACGAACCTCCAAGAAATCGTAATG CTCAAAAGTCTCTTTTTTCACCCCGCATGGACTACAACCAATGGAAACCCTTGGGTCGAGGAGATCCTTTAAAGAACGACCCCACTTTTGACTACGTCCCACCTCAACTGGACCATGTGCATTACTGGATGGATCCTGAGCCCCAACCTCAATCGAACCCCACCAACGAGCATGGAAAAAAGACTGAGATTCTCCTGCTGGGGGTTTCCTCTAAAAAACCTGCCATTACTGCAAGTGATCGACGAGATACGGTCTACGAGCCCTACACAAAATACCatcaggaaaaaaattatttccatcaTAACCAGAGGGTTGCTAGACCGAACTTTTTCCCTTCCATGACCTCACAGATTATACCAAGCATCATGTCCGTTGCCAATCAGATCCTTGATGGAACGGTATTTTCCAAGAACCAAGAACACAGGGTGCCTTATACGGTACTTATGCCACCCCCGATAGAAAATAAGGAGTCAAACTTAGTCTCTGAACCAATAGTGACTAGTCCAATGACCCAAAGACCTTTTACCCCAAGTCAGTACTACAGCTCCACTCCCTCTGGTAGGGTAACAGTTCAAGAATCGAATTTGATTTACCAGTCCAGCAGCCTGGTAAGTCAAAAGGAGTTTGAAGCAGTGCCATCTATTAGCTGGAAACTGCCTTCAACGACAGAATCTGTTCGTCATGGATATCAAGAACTTTCACCACCAAAGTCTTTTATACGTATCCAGTTCGCACCTCAAAACTATAGCAATAAGATCCTGGAAGCATCTGATAGCAACCATAATATAAATTACGTCACTCCACCTCCCTTAGATGAGAGTAAAATGACCTTTAAAGGCCACGTAAGTGACGACAATGATATTTCCGATAGTTACGTCAAAATTGAGAAACCACAAGCCCAAATAAACCATATGGGGGTTGAAATTGATAACATGCATCCCTTGCCCATCATTTTTCCGCATGCGGAGCATTTTGGTTACAACATGCAAACAATAAGGGATATGGAGACCATGAAGCCACCACCAGTGACTCAAAATCCAATTTTCACTCGACCAACGAACCCTGTAGCCAGTTTATTAAGGAAAGAGCATGTGAAACATGATTTGGAGTCAACTAACTACATCGGTAGCAGCTCTTCCATTCAACATACGTTCGTCAGCACACCTCAGCCAGAAGTTTTGACTGCAGCACCCACTTTAGCCACAACAATATCACATACTAGCACTATAGCACCGGAAATCACCACAGTGATGCCCACCACGACAGAAACTGTCACTACTATGCAAGCTTTGACCACAGATCCTATTTTTAAGCATTACAAGCAGCCAGCTGAACCACTAAGGGGCCCATTATACTTGATCATACAAGGACACTCAAAAGTAAAAACCTATAAGCCTGCAAAGCAAATCAATGGCATTATGGTGCAAGAATCCAATGAGATCCCTTATTCAAAAGACAGGAAGATTGACTATAATATTAAACATCTTCATGGTTATGACATGAAGGAAGACCTTATTCAGAAGTCTGAGACTATTGCAAGGCAAAGGCAAGCGAGAACAGGCAATTTGCAAACATTGAAGCATGTGGTTCAGACTGGCTTAGGAGCAATAGACTTTGAGGAAGGAAAGTTAGAAATGCAACGAAGAAGTGACGTGGACCTCGAGGAAACTGAACTGGAGGCTGGATTCGAAGTTGGTGATCAAGATGTTACTAGTGAAAAGTATTATAAAGGGATCGTTGAAGAGGCgaggaaattgaaaatttaa